Proteins found in one Serratia plymuthica genomic segment:
- a CDS encoding ABC transporter substrate-binding protein, with the protein MRKLIPSMVAAALALMSGQALADTLRMECAPSKEGRQFCNEIKQRFEAQTGHTLEFIDLPRASDEKLSLFQQLFAAKDSSAIDLFQADTVWIGVLNKHLLDLTDSVSDIRQDFFPAAWQNNVVNGRVKAVPAYLDTGALYYRKDLLEKYGEQPPVTWDELTRIATRIQQGERQAGHKNFWGLVFQGKSYEGLTCNALEWVASQNGGGFIDANGNITINNPQAAQALNRAASWIGTISPKGVLGYMEEESRAVFQNGDALFMRNWPYAYVLAQDSSSVIKGKVGVLPLPKGADGNSVSALGGWQWAISAYTKNPTAAIALLKIVSDAESQKRALALMGWAPSRTALYEDPKVLAQAPYLADFKGIFSQAMPRPASQTKRQYAQVSKAIYNATFNVLRGDSDGVTEVADLQQRLERIKARGWR; encoded by the coding sequence ATGAGAAAATTGATACCGAGTATGGTCGCCGCCGCACTGGCGCTGATGTCCGGCCAGGCGCTGGCCGATACCTTGCGGATGGAATGCGCGCCCAGCAAAGAGGGCCGTCAGTTCTGCAATGAGATTAAGCAGCGCTTTGAGGCTCAGACCGGCCATACCCTGGAGTTTATCGATCTTCCCCGCGCCTCCGACGAAAAGCTGTCGCTGTTTCAGCAGTTGTTTGCCGCCAAAGATTCCAGCGCCATTGATTTGTTTCAGGCCGATACCGTGTGGATCGGCGTGCTGAACAAGCACCTGTTGGATCTGACCGACAGCGTGAGCGATATCCGGCAGGATTTTTTCCCCGCCGCCTGGCAGAACAACGTGGTCAATGGCCGGGTCAAGGCGGTTCCGGCTTATCTGGACACCGGCGCGCTCTATTACCGCAAAGATCTGTTGGAAAAGTACGGCGAACAGCCGCCGGTCACCTGGGATGAACTGACGCGCATCGCCACCCGCATTCAGCAGGGCGAACGCCAGGCGGGCCATAAGAATTTCTGGGGGCTGGTGTTCCAGGGCAAGTCCTACGAAGGGCTGACCTGCAACGCGCTGGAATGGGTGGCCTCGCAGAACGGCGGGGGATTTATCGACGCCAACGGCAACATCACCATCAATAACCCGCAGGCGGCGCAGGCGTTGAACAGGGCCGCCAGCTGGATCGGCACTATTTCGCCGAAGGGCGTGCTGGGTTACATGGAGGAAGAGTCCCGCGCGGTATTCCAGAACGGCGACGCACTGTTTATGCGCAACTGGCCTTACGCCTACGTGCTGGCGCAGGACAGCAGCAGCGTAATCAAAGGTAAGGTCGGCGTGCTGCCGCTGCCAAAGGGCGCGGACGGCAACTCGGTCAGCGCGCTGGGGGGCTGGCAGTGGGCGATCAGCGCCTACACCAAAAACCCCACGGCGGCGATAGCGCTGCTGAAAATCGTCAGCGACGCCGAATCGCAGAAAAGGGCGCTGGCGCTGATGGGCTGGGCGCCGTCGCGCACCGCGCTGTATGAGGATCCCAAGGTGTTGGCGCAGGCGCCGTATCTGGCGGACTTCAAGGGCATCTTCTCGCAGGCGATGCCGCGCCCGGCGTCGCAGACCAAAAGGCAGTATGCGCAGGTCTCGAAAGCCATTTACAACGCCACTTTCAATGTATTGCGCGGTGACAGTGACGGTGTCACGGAGGTGGCGGATTTACAGCAGCGGCTGGAGCGGATTAAAGCCAGAGGATGGCGTTGA
- a CDS encoding LysR family transcriptional regulator, whose protein sequence is MIVDKILRQFIEVAMFKNVSHAANKLCLSQPTLTHNMKKLEENLGVPLLERTSTGVNTTEYGDLLLEQAQMMQRIYDNTLIKLAFIKARQEQSLRMGTGHAWWYMFVRDSFNAYRNLHPTVNIHIDLGNHLRLMDLLLGGDIDMFIGHEIQGLNPKAGISFLPLFATTDSMFVRRGHPLAGRQVGPDELLDYPCVELTPDESRYQHMVEDMQPKRLARNRLHLAERVICSTNSMMSAVDMINDSDAVMLAYPTCMAGYFADYGIVPLKTTQESLRCTVGIYLMREKADAPHVVQMQALMRQHLEQIRPLLL, encoded by the coding sequence ATGATCGTGGACAAAATTCTGCGGCAGTTTATCGAAGTTGCGATGTTCAAAAATGTGAGTCATGCAGCAAACAAGCTGTGCCTGAGCCAGCCGACGCTGACCCACAACATGAAGAAACTGGAAGAGAATCTGGGGGTGCCACTGCTGGAGCGCACGTCTACCGGGGTTAACACCACCGAATACGGCGATCTGCTGCTGGAACAGGCGCAGATGATGCAGCGCATTTATGACAACACGCTGATCAAGCTGGCGTTTATCAAGGCGCGCCAGGAGCAGAGCCTGCGCATGGGCACTGGCCACGCCTGGTGGTATATGTTCGTGCGCGACAGCTTTAATGCCTACCGCAACCTGCACCCCACGGTGAATATTCATATCGATCTGGGTAACCACCTGCGCCTGATGGATCTGCTGCTGGGCGGGGATATCGATATGTTTATCGGTCATGAAATTCAGGGGTTGAACCCCAAGGCCGGCATCAGCTTTTTGCCGCTGTTCGCCACCACCGACAGCATGTTCGTCCGCCGCGGGCATCCGCTGGCGGGCCGGCAGGTTGGGCCGGACGAATTACTGGATTACCCCTGCGTGGAACTGACGCCGGACGAAAGCCGCTATCAACATATGGTGGAAGACATGCAGCCGAAGAGGCTCGCGCGTAACCGGCTGCATCTGGCGGAACGGGTGATTTGCTCGACTAACTCGATGATGTCGGCGGTGGACATGATCAACGATTCTGATGCGGTGATGCTGGCTTATCCCACCTGCATGGCGGGTTATTTCGCCGACTACGGCATTGTGCCGCTGAAAACGACGCAGGAAAGCCTGCGTTGCACGGTAGGCATTTACCTGATGCGCGAAAAGGCGGATGCGCCCCATGTGGTGCAGATGCAGGCGTTGATGCGTCAGCATCTGGAGCAGATCCGCCCTCTGTTGCTGTAG
- a CDS encoding PTS transporter subunit EIIB, whose amino-acid sequence MEKQKLAASVLAAFGGADNLIKLRYCASRIRAELRDGSRLDRSGIEALDGVKALLEVETSRHTPEFQLVVGPGNARPLYQALIAVTGEK is encoded by the coding sequence ATGGAAAAGCAAAAGCTGGCGGCATCGGTGTTGGCGGCATTCGGCGGGGCGGACAATCTGATCAAATTGCGATACTGCGCCAGCCGCATCAGGGCGGAACTGCGCGATGGCAGCCGGTTGGATCGGTCGGGGATTGAGGCTCTGGATGGGGTTAAGGCGTTGCTGGAGGTGGAAACGTCGCGCCACACCCCCGAGTTTCAACTGGTGGTGGGGCCAGGCAACGCCCGGCCCTTGTATCAGGCGTTGATCGCAGTGACCGGCGAGAAATAA
- a CDS encoding DUF3772 domain-containing protein, protein MLKPRQIILFLFLLFGLQLAPLTSVAAQDDPVAISAPDAATALKNYQKQLDSIKQQVSKASNDTQLIKLRQTTDELAAGLEKLATDLQPAQEKLQGQLDVLGPQPAAGSMPETAAVVQQRNALNNSKKQLDDAVKRAQEMKAGVLDLGQQIGDMRRVAFKTQLALNTGSVLGGKFWSPIVQPTDDDAQRLDQFNVAMKEAWDASWQEEWRYGTLGLLLLAVVIWSWGRYFSERFLAWVSIRYLPDGRLRRSFMAMVTVSVTVITTSIALNLVYLTFTRVQPLPPMLEDFAEGFNRLGIFCALIAGLGRATLSLNRPSWRLASLDDAVASGLRFFSPLLAGLALAFGTIEQINNVVSASLAATIFGNGLVAGLIGMVLLAMPLHAQRIRRKLEQQGEHVEKRSTISGLLHMGTLVGSLVILFSLLIGYIAFARFLTYQVIWIALVLMAFYFLLLFAVDLCGAIFSPQTASGKMLKKSLNFKDRHLEQLAIIFTAIAKCSLLLLMIVALFNGTFGTTTPNSLLDKIIAILSGEGLKSLHIVPGNLINAVICLAIGIYIMRVTQRWLSHELLPKTISDIGIRASLVTLFSNVGYVLLILITLAALGIQWSNLAWIVSALSVGIGFGLQEIVKNFISGMILLTERPVKVGDMIGIGGVEGDVRRINIRATEIQLSDRSTMIVPNSQLISQNVRNATMGNAQGVVTIALTFPTDIDPEQVRNILLSAYQEYDAIQETPAPYVRFSQLGPEGIILSVTGYVASPRMVGATKSELLFNILKLLRAQRVNMSSPQEVVFMKQQAKNLANEEEQSS, encoded by the coding sequence ATGTTAAAACCCCGTCAGATCATTCTTTTCCTGTTCCTGCTGTTTGGGTTGCAGTTGGCGCCGCTGACCAGCGTTGCCGCTCAGGATGACCCTGTTGCCATCAGCGCGCCGGATGCCGCCACCGCGTTGAAAAATTACCAAAAACAGTTGGATAGCATCAAACAGCAGGTCTCCAAGGCCAGCAACGACACCCAGCTCATTAAGCTGAGGCAGACCACCGACGAGCTGGCCGCGGGGCTGGAAAAACTGGCAACCGACCTGCAACCGGCGCAGGAAAAGCTGCAGGGGCAGCTGGACGTCCTGGGCCCGCAACCCGCCGCCGGTTCGATGCCTGAAACCGCAGCCGTGGTACAACAGCGCAACGCGTTGAATAACAGCAAAAAGCAGCTGGATGATGCGGTAAAACGCGCGCAAGAGATGAAAGCCGGTGTGCTGGATCTGGGGCAGCAAATCGGTGATATGCGCCGGGTGGCGTTCAAAACCCAGCTGGCGCTAAATACCGGCAGCGTATTGGGGGGCAAATTCTGGTCGCCGATCGTGCAACCTACGGACGATGACGCACAGCGGCTGGATCAGTTCAATGTCGCCATGAAAGAGGCGTGGGATGCCAGTTGGCAGGAGGAATGGCGCTACGGCACCCTTGGCCTGCTGCTATTGGCGGTCGTTATCTGGTCATGGGGGCGTTATTTCTCCGAACGTTTCCTGGCCTGGGTGAGCATTCGTTATCTGCCGGACGGGCGTTTGCGCCGCAGCTTTATGGCGATGGTGACCGTCAGCGTCACGGTCATCACCACCAGCATCGCGTTGAATCTGGTGTATCTCACCTTTACCCGCGTGCAGCCGCTGCCGCCCATGCTGGAGGATTTCGCCGAGGGGTTTAATCGGCTGGGGATCTTCTGCGCGCTGATCGCCGGACTGGGCCGTGCGACGCTTTCGCTTAACCGCCCGTCATGGCGTTTGGCCTCGCTGGACGACGCCGTCGCCTCCGGCCTGCGTTTCTTCTCGCCGTTGCTGGCTGGGTTGGCGCTGGCATTCGGTACCATTGAACAAATCAATAACGTGGTGAGCGCCAGCCTGGCCGCGACCATTTTCGGCAATGGCCTGGTGGCCGGATTGATCGGCATGGTGCTGCTGGCGATGCCGCTGCACGCCCAACGCATCCGCCGCAAGCTGGAGCAACAGGGTGAACACGTCGAGAAACGTTCCACCATCAGCGGGTTGCTGCACATGGGCACGTTGGTTGGCTCGCTGGTGATCCTGTTCTCGCTGCTGATCGGTTATATCGCTTTCGCCCGTTTCCTGACCTATCAGGTGATCTGGATCGCCCTGGTGCTAATGGCGTTCTATTTCCTGCTGCTGTTTGCCGTCGATCTGTGCGGCGCGATTTTCTCGCCGCAAACCGCCAGCGGCAAAATGCTCAAGAAGTCATTGAACTTCAAGGACCGTCATTTGGAGCAGCTGGCGATAATCTTCACCGCCATCGCCAAATGTTCTTTGCTGTTACTGATGATTGTCGCACTGTTTAACGGCACCTTCGGCACCACCACGCCTAATTCGCTGTTGGACAAGATTATCGCCATTCTGAGTGGCGAAGGGCTGAAGAGCCTGCACATCGTGCCCGGCAACCTGATCAACGCGGTAATATGCCTGGCCATCGGCATCTATATCATGCGGGTGACCCAGCGTTGGCTGAGCCATGAACTGTTGCCGAAAACCATTTCGGATATCGGTATCCGCGCATCCTTGGTCACGCTGTTCAGCAACGTGGGTTATGTGCTGCTGATCCTGATTACCCTGGCGGCGCTGGGCATCCAGTGGAGTAACCTGGCGTGGATTGTCAGTGCGTTGTCGGTCGGTATCGGTTTTGGTTTGCAAGAGATCGTGAAGAACTTTATTTCCGGCATGATCCTGCTGACGGAACGGCCGGTGAAAGTCGGCGATATGATCGGTATCGGCGGCGTAGAGGGTGACGTGCGCCGGATTAACATCCGCGCCACCGAAATCCAACTCAGCGACCGTTCGACGATGATCGTGCCCAACTCGCAACTGATCTCGCAGAACGTACGTAACGCCACCATGGGCAACGCCCAGGGCGTGGTGACCATCGCGTTGACCTTCCCGACGGATATCGATCCTGAGCAGGTGCGCAATATCCTGCTCAGCGCCTATCAGGAGTATGACGCCATTCAGGAAACGCCGGCGCCTTATGTCCGTTTCAGCCAGCTCGGCCCGGAAGGCATCATCCTCAGCGTGACCGGCTACGTTGCCAGCCCGCGCATGGTCGGCGCCACCAAAAGCGAATTGCTGTTTAATATTCTTAAACTGCTGCGCGCGCAACGGGTCAATATGTCCAGCCCGCAGGAAGTGGTGTTTATGAAGCAGCAGGCGAAGAATCTGGCCAACGAAGAAGAACAGTCTTCTTAA